The genomic stretch CGCAACCAACAGCGAGTGGACGTAGCCACCGACATTACTATTGAGAAATCGGACGGCTGCTGCCTGACCTGTTCGGTATCCAATCTCTCCCGCACGGGCGTCATGATTTCCTGTAATCAGGAAACGGTGAAACAACTCATTCCCGAGCAAAAGGCCCCGGCTCCAGGACACTGGATTGCCGTGAAGACCCGATTCTCCGTGCCCGTGGTT from Marinobacter adhaerens HP15 encodes the following:
- a CDS encoding PilZ domain-containing protein translates to MKPVAAKLNLRNQQRVDVATDITIEKSDGCCLTCSVSNLSRTGVMISCNQETVKQLIPEQKAPAPGHWIAVKTRFSVPVVATQPVSIIADGNIVHMRRIARDEFQLGIQFAEFEGNGFDYVDRYVAKLLADSRNPA